The proteins below are encoded in one region of Plutella xylostella chromosome 13, ilPluXylo3.1, whole genome shotgun sequence:
- the LOC105386946 gene encoding sodium- and chloride-dependent glycine transporter 1 isoform X2, with the protein MSSSNNLIPVVTKGGAKDLNHAENGDEDAGTAAAEEPERGNWTGRFDFLLSLLGYSVGLGNVWRFPYLCYNNGGGAFLIPFTVMLVIAGLPLMFMELSFGQYAALGPVAVYNRFCPLFRGLGYGMVIVSCIVMLYYNLIIAWTIYYMAVSFMSIFYQLPWQNCDADWSTQHCYSYEEADLCEASNGTYYLRQCFNQSYSAEHNIAALADVALRRPPAEEYFTNQVLGLSSGIEETGQIRLGMAVCLFAAWLIVFLCLCKGVQSSGKVVYFTALFPYVVLVILFFRGVTLPGASTGIIFYLTPDFSQLLNAQVWGDAAVQIFFALSPAWGGLITLSSYNKFTNNCYIDSLIVAASNIATSFFAGLVIFSVIGFLAHELDVEVDKVVDQGAGLAFIVYPEVVTRLPVSPLWSILFFVMLLTLGLDSQFALMETVTTAILDRFPNFRQRKVWVVLTVAVFGYLGGLIFTTNSGMYWLQLMDKYAANWSVLIIAIGECVLIAWIYGAEKFCRDIQQMIGKQSKLWVIFWSSMWRVITPSALVFILVFNWIEYKPASYGHYVYPMWADAVGWTLGVLPVVVVVLMAVDQICSGPDDLTIMEKARALSRPTSEWGKSGCPLTAPEPELAPPVLLLHGRPVVRDRAPAA; encoded by the exons AACGGCGACGAGGATGCGGGCACCGCGGCCGCCGAGGAGCCGGAGCGCGGCAACTGGACCGGCCGCTTCGACTTCCTGCTGTCTCTGCTGGGCTACAGCGTGGGGCTCGGCAACGTGTGGCGGTTCCCCTATCTATGCTACAACAATGGCGGAG GTGCCTTCCTCATCCCGTTCACGGTGATGCTGGTGATCGCGGGCCTACCGCTCATGTTCATGGAACTCTCCTTCGGCCAGTACGCGGCGCTGGGCCCGGTGGCCGTCTACAACCGCTTCTGTCCCCTCTTCCGCGGCCTCGGCTACGGCATGGTCATCGTGTCGTGCATCGTCATGCTGTACTACAACCTCATCATCGCGTGGACCATCTACTACATGGCCGTGTCGTTCATGAGCATCTTCTACCAGCTGCCGTGGCAGAACTGCGACGCTGATTGGAGCACGCAGC ACTGCTATTCCTATGAAGAAGCGGACCTCTGCGAGGCCAGCAACGGCACGTACTACCTGCGGCAGTGCTTCAACCAGTCGTACTCCGCGGAGCACAACATCGCCGCGCTGGCCGACGTGGCcctgcgccgcccgcccgccgaGGAATACTTCAC AAACCAGGTGCTGGGCCTGTCATCAGGGATCGAGGAGACGGGGCAGATCCGGCTGGGCATGGCCGTGTGCCTGTTCGCCGCCTGGCTCATCGTCTTCCTCTGTCTGTGCAAGGGGGTGCAGTCTTCTGGCAAg GTGGTGTACTTCACGGCGCTGTTCCCGTACGTGGTGCTGGTGATCCTGTTCTTCCGCGGCGTGACGCTGCCCGGCGCCTCCACCGGGATCATCTTCTACCTCACGCCCGACTTCAGTCAGCTCTTGAATGCGCAG GTGTGGGGCGACGCGGCGGTGCAGATATTCTTCGCGCTGAGCCCGGCGTGGGGCGGCCTCATCACGCTCTCCTCCTACAACAAGTTCACCAACAACTGCTACAT CGACTCCCTGATCGTGGCCGCGTCGAACATCGCGACGTCGTTCTTCGCGGGGCTCGTCATCTTCTCCGTCATCGGCTTCCTGGCGCACGAGCTGGATGTGGag GTGGACAAGGTGGTGGACCAGGGCGCGGGGCTGGCGTTCATAGTGTACCCGGAGGTGGTGACGCGGCTGCCCGTGTCGCCGCTCTGGTCCATCCTGTTCTTCGTCATGCTGCTCACGCTCGGCCTGGACTCGCAG TTCGCGCTGATGGAGACGGTGACGACGGCGATCCTGGACCGGTTCCCCAACTTCCGGCAGCGCAAGGTGTGGGTAGTGCTCACCGTGGCCGTGTTCGGCTACCTCGGCGGACTCATCTTCACCACCAAT AGCGGCATGTACTGGCTGCAGCTGATGGACAAGTACGCGGCGAACTGGTCCGTGCTGATCATCGCCATCGGCGAGTGCGTGCTGATCGCGTGGATCTACGGAGCGGAGAAGTTTTGCCGCGACATCCAGCAGATGATCGGCAAGCAGAGCAAGCTGTGGGTCATCTTCTGGAGCTCCATGTGGCGGGTCATCACGCCGTCGGCGCTAGTC TTCATCCTGGTGTTCAACTGGATCGAGTACAAGCCGGCGTCGTACGGGCACTACGTGTACCCGATGTGGGCGGACGCGGTGGGCTGGACGCTGGGCGTGCTGCCCGTCGTGGTCGTCGTGCTCATGGCCGTCGACCAGATCTGCAGCGGCCCTGATGATCTGACCATTATGGAG AAAGCGCGAGCGCTCTCCCGCCCCACGTCCGAGTGGGGCAAGTCGGGCTGCCCGCTGACGGCGCCCGAGCCCGAGCTGGCGCCGCCGGTGCTGCTGCTGCACGGCCGCCCCGTGGTGCGCGaccgcgcgcccgccgcctgA